Sequence from the Colletotrichum higginsianum IMI 349063 chromosome 6, whole genome shotgun sequence genome:
gccgtcccGCTGGCGCGGAATCACGATCGTGCGACCGTAGACTGTGAGTGTTGCTGGGGTCCAGGATCTGGAAAGGAGGTCCGACAGCTCCGTCGTCCAGCTGGAGGCTTCGGGGGAGAGGAAGTACTTGGCGGGTTTTGTCATTTCTGGACATTGTCAGAATGTTATAAGATAGTTTTGTAAGACGTGGGTGTGACCTACCCTCTTGAGCCTCAGCTGACTCTTCCACAGCTCCATTTCCCTTAATAGATGTCGTTTCAACCGTTACCTTCTCCCCAGTCTCACGGCGCCGCCAGTCAGTTGCCCCCTCCATGTGCCAAAAGTCACAACGAGCTTTGAGAACTTCCAGAAACGCAGCAAAGTCGTTTTGGCTATGTCGAGTACCTCGCGAACGAGCGCCGCCGAGAAACAGACTCTTGAGGAAACCATCCGAGGGGGCGACGGTGTACTCGACGCCAATAGCCTTCTGAAGCTCTTCGGGCATTCGGTTGGAAGAAGCGATGAGAACGCCTCCAAGGTGGAAGAATGCTATGAAGAGGTGGCTAAGGATCTTGCTCGCCGCTCGATCGGGTAGTTGGAATTCGTCCAGAAACAGGACCGGAGACTCCTCAACGAGCTTTTTGGCGAGCCAAAGCATAGAGTACTCCTTCTCGTTCCCGGACAGCTCAGGATGAGACTGGCGGAACCGCTCGAGCTGCGAGAAAGTATACAGCATGAACGTGTTAAAATGCCACCGtttcttcctctccgtcGGCAGGCCCTGTGCCAGAAGATCGATCAACATGGACTtcccgacgccgacctcgccggaCAGAAACAACCCCCTCGGCGagttgatggtgatggcgccctcgaggctcGTCATGACGCGGACGAGGGCCATTGGGTTCTGATCTTTGGACACTGGCATCGCCTTGCGAGCGAGGTGCTTGAAAAGCGGGTTGTCCCAAATGGGATGGCTCGGCATGGCGAgcgtcgcggcggcctcgtcggggtCGCGAGCCTCGGGAATATCAGCAACCTGCTTGAGACGCTCGCGGTAGTCGACCTCGGGGGCATAGTCCTTCAAACGGCCGTAAAGCTTTTGCAGGTGAATAGCGAGTCGATGCTGGTCCGGGTCCGGGGAGAGTACTTTGGTCGATACAAGGGTGCGGTACTTGACGAGGGGGTCGGTGATGGCCACGGCGGTCGAGTAGGAGCGCGCAAGGAAGGCCATCTTCCTTGCCCTATATGCTCGCATTGTGTGGGTTACCATCGTTTCAGGGGTTCATCAATGACACTGTCGTGAGCCTGCCCTCAAGCCTGTTGAAACTTGGTACACAAGGAAAGCCGGAATTGGCTTGTTTTTCGTTGACGTATGCTTCGAGATAAAAGTGCCACGACTTGAGATCGGTGTAATGCGGGATTCGCAAAGCCCACCGTTGCAACCCGAGCACGAAGTGCTTTGGGATAGTCGCCGGTCAGAGTTTATTGATGAGATCGACGGTCTAACGCGTGCTCGTCTAATGGAAGAAGATATCAGGCCATCAGACTTCGTATATTTGCAGCTTCAGCCCAGCTGTCTCGTTGAAGTCGTCTACACAGACCTGAAGGCGACAAAGTTGCGAAATGTCTTTCCCTGAGAGGTGTGGGCTGATGCAGGCAATGTGTATCTCACAGTAGTCGAGTGATGCGAATCAAACTGGGTCGAGAACCGGTATATGAGACAGATACGGCAAACGGGTTGTTGAATGGCAGTCGTGAAGGATTGAGTCTACTGGTTGTCCGAGTTCATCAAGTCTCGCAGCCAATCATAGTTATTGTGTCTCTAGAGACGTTTCC
This genomic interval carries:
- a CDS encoding AFG1-like ATPase, whose translation is MVTHTMRAYRARKMAFLARSYSTAVAITDPLVKYRTLVSTKVLSPDPDQHRLAIHLQKLYGRLKDYAPEVDYRERLKQVADIPEARDPDEAAATLAMPSHPIWDNPLFKHLARKAMPVSKDQNPMALVRVMTSLEGAITINSPRGLFLSGEVGVGKSMLIDLLAQGLPTERKKRWHFNTFMLYTFSQLERFRQSHPELSGNEKEYSMLWLAKKLVEESPVLFLDEFQLPDRAASKILSHLFIAFFHLGGVLIASSNRMPEELQKAIGVEYTVAPSDGFLKSLFLGGARSRGTRHSQNDFAAFLEVLKARCDFWHMEGATDWRRRETGEKVTVETTSIKGNGAVEESAEAQEEMTKPAKYFLSPEASSWTTELSDLLSRSWTPATLTVYGRTIVIPRQRDGVVHWDFDDLVATFGPADYVTMASTYHTFIVDNVPTMTTLHKNEARRFITLLDALYEARCKLFVRAEAGPDDLFFPDIRAAQAEAVLAAAAAASRAETGEEVIDSDAIHSETIAEVYQDQAAPFRPNISYYDTELPTSKYDPDQDSDFGRLGNVSSATGASSPNFSNTAGFIGEDERFAYRRAASRLWELCSAAWHARGAGSEPADWWTPVPRTARHWEDSAPSRPKKDEPLLPRRQTDATMGPSRPIDEPFGTDKLVIDRWQALEEAERRRDESSQGR